ATGCACTACCCGGAGATGTGGGGGCTGGTGCAGTTTTCGGCGGCGCCGCCCGGGTCGCCCGAGGCGGCCCTGGTCGCCGACCCGGCGGATTCCGCCCGCTGGGCGCTCCGCCAGGTGTACTACGCCGAGCGCAACTACCAGGCCGCGCACGGCCGCTTCACCGCGGCCCACTCGGATCTCGCGCTCGAGACCGCCGCACCGCGCGGTTTCACCTGGCCGCCGGCGCTCCGGGCAACGGAAGATCGTTTTGAAGCGGAGGTTGTCCGCCGCGACGGCGGCGGGGCGCTCCGGATTACAGAAGACGGCCGCACGGCGCCGACCGGGCAGGCGGGCGGCTAGGCAAGGCGGACACCCATGAATCTCAGCCTTCTCGACTGGGCCATCGTCATCGTGTCGCTCGGGCTCATGATCGCCTCGGTGGAGGGCGGGCGGCGGGTGATGCGGAGCGTGGCCGATTTCCTCTCGGCCGGGCGCTCCGCCGGGCGGTATGTCCTGTGCGTGGCCAGCGGCGCCGCCGGCATCGGCGCAATCACGGTCGTCGGCAACCTCGAGATGAACCTCATCGCCGGCTTCTCGCTCACCTGGTGGGGGATGACGACGGCGCTCGTGGTACTCTTGATCACCGTGTCGGGATGGGTGATCTACCGGTTTCGCGAGACGCGCTCGCTGACTCTGGCGCAGTATTTCGAGGCCCGCTACAGCCGGGAGTTCCGCATCTTCACCGGCTTCATCGCCTTCCTCTCCGGCATCGTCAATTTCGGAATCTTCCCGGCCGTCGAAGCCCGGTTCTTCATCTACTTCTGCGGTCTGCCGGAATCGGTCTCCCTGCTCGGGTTCGAGGTCCCCCTCTTCCCGCTCATGATGCTCTTCCTGCTGGGCGTCTCGCTCTACTTCGTCCTCGGCGGCGGACAAGTATCGGTCATCTACGCCGACTTCTTCCAGGGCGTGCTCGTCTACGGCGTGTTCATCGCCCTCGTTGTGTACTTCTTCGTCTCGTTCGACTGGGGGCACATCGAGCAGGCGCTGGCGGCGGCGCCGCGGGATGCCTCGCTGATCAACCCGTTCAAGACGAGCCAGGTGGAAGATTTCAATTTCTGGTACTTCCTCGTGGGCATCATCGGCGTGATCTACGGGACGATGTCGTGGCAGGGGACGCAGGCCTACAATTCGTCGGCCCGGAGCGCGCACGAGGCGAAGATGGCAAGCGTGCTCTCGTCGCTGCGCAACCTTCCGATGTCGATCATGTTCCTGTTCGTGCCGATCGTCGCCTACACGGTTCTCAACCACCCCGATTTTGCGTCGATTGCAGCGGCGGTGTCCGACACCCTGTCGGGGATCGAGGGCAAGGCGGTGCAGAGCCAGGTGAAAGTGCCGCTCGTGCTCACCCACCTGCTGCCGCGCGGGCTGATCGGGGCTTTCGCCGCCATGATGCTCGCGGCGAGCATCAGCACGCTCGACGCCTACATGCACTCGTGGGGGAGCATCATCGTGCAGGACGTCATCATGCCCCTGCGGAAAAAGCCGTTCGCGCCGGCACAGCATCTCCGCGTGCTGCGCTGGGCGATTGTCGCGGTCGGCG
This genomic stretch from Candidatus Zixiibacteriota bacterium harbors:
- a CDS encoding sodium:solute symporter, which produces MNLSLLDWAIVIVSLGLMIASVEGGRRVMRSVADFLSAGRSAGRYVLCVASGAAGIGAITVVGNLEMNLIAGFSLTWWGMTTALVVLLITVSGWVIYRFRETRSLTLAQYFEARYSREFRIFTGFIAFLSGIVNFGIFPAVEARFFIYFCGLPESVSLLGFEVPLFPLMMLFLLGVSLYFVLGGGQVSVIYADFFQGVLVYGVFIALVVYFFVSFDWGHIEQALAAAPRDASLINPFKTSQVEDFNFWYFLVGIIGVIYGTMSWQGTQAYNSSARSAHEAKMASVLSSLRNLPMSIMFLFVPIVAYTVLNHPDFASIAAAVSDTLSGIEGKAVQSQVKVPLVLTHLLPRGLIGAFAAMMLAASISTLDAYMHSWGSIIVQDVIMPLRKKPFAPAQHLRVLRWAIVAVGAFAFFFSLIFTQAEYIFLFFAITGAIFAGGSGAVIIGGLYWKRGTAAAAWAAMITGSGIAVAGIIIHQIIPDFFINGQWFWGISMLGASLVYIAVSLLNRREPFNIDRLLHRGRYAIQGERTVVNATPARGWKMLGMGREFTRGDKIIYILNYVWTGAWLLVFIVGTIYNLTHEVSDGAWLSFWRTYLAIHVAVSSAIIIWFVIGGFRDLRRMNRRLKVADRDHRDDGFVSESGPAPRT